In Emys orbicularis isolate rEmyOrb1 chromosome 16, rEmyOrb1.hap1, whole genome shotgun sequence, a genomic segment contains:
- the LOC135890356 gene encoding pre-B lymphocyte protein 3-like codes for MPEGIMSQFSHWGWDRHIPSVTAPLFRSASRAQPVLTQPASILVFPGQTVKLSCALNPGYNIREFGVAWYQQRPGSPPRYLLYYNSEVDKDKPSGIPDRFSASKDPASNACVLTIAAVQAEDHADYYCAVAYPIYYL; via the coding sequence ATGCCGGAGGGGATAATGTCACAGTTCAGCCACTGGGGGTGGGATCGGCACATTCCGTCCGTAACTGCGCCCTTGTTTCGTTCAGCTTCCAGGGCGCAGCCGGTGCTGACTCAGCCGGCCTCCATTTTAGTGTTTCCAGGACAAACGGTGAAACTCTCATGTGCCCTGAATCCTGGGTACAACATCCGGGAGTTCGGGGTCGCCTGGTACCAGCAGAGACCTGGCAGCCCTCCGAGGTACCTGCTCTATTACAACTCGGAGGTGGACAAGGACAAGCCCTCCGGGATTCCGGACCGCTTCTCTGCGTCCAAAGACCCCGCCAGCAACGCCTGCGTTCTGACCATCGCCGCGGTCCAGGCTGAGGACCACGCTGACTATTACTGCGCGGTCGCGTATCCCATCTACTATCTCTAG